AAACACAAAACCCTCCCTACCCTGGAGGCGGGGATTTGTCCTACAAAGCCTCCTGTCATGCTGTGGCCAAATAGACaagttggagatttttttttcccctgtgacaTGTGCTTTAGCTGCAGTGGAAAGGAAATGTGTCATCTGTGGTTAGTGGAAAGCTAGCTGTacatatccttttttttaaactgcagagTTAGGTTCAGATTCTTCAAGTCTATTCTGCTTTAAATTATTTGGAAGTTGtgcttcaagaaaagaaaagaagtggctTATTAAAATCAGGTTATAAGATTTTGACCAAGCATTTTGTAAGGTAGGTCATATATATGGCTTTTCTTATGCCTTTTCATTTATAACTTCTTACAGATTAGTGTTTGAGGAAATACTTTCGAATCGTACTAACAAAGTAGAATTAGTAATGGAACACGtatgctgttttcttctctgttctattaagtaaaatttaagtaagaaatggcaagagtTACCATCAACACAGAGCTTTAAATTAAGATTAAGTAGGATTTGATTTTAGTCTCTTGAGTGAATTGTAAAGTTTTACCTGttattaaaataagtttaaaaaacaaatttctcaTTACTAATGCTTAGgcattataaattttattgaaaactaccagagataaaggaaaattttcataatataaCCTGGCCTCCACTGCATAAATTAGAGATGTAGAGACAGCTCTCTATTCTTAGGCATTTGTAAGGATTTCAAAGTCTCATTTTGTTAACGGTTTGTTTATTTGGGGATGACAGTACATCTGGCTGAAGACAATCAACAGCGGGCCTATTATTTATCCTGTGGTGAGCACTGCTAAAATGTGTACAAATACTATGATACATATTACACTAATGAACTAATGTGACAAGAATAACttgctttaaatcatttttagCATCTCATGCAGAAGTCCAGTCTAGTATAAAAGGCTGGAAATTATTTGCTAATCCAATTTAAAGTCTTTCTCTTTGTGGAAGAATCACAAATACTTCCATAAATCCAAAGATTTATGTCATTCAACTTAAAAATTGAATTCAAACACTATTATAGACAAGTCAGTGCACAATATCTTTAACTGtctataaaaattataatctgAAAAGTAATCTTACTTCTAGAACACATaagaaagggtttttttttttcccctccatattATCAATAGGAAATATGACTTCAGAGGTTAGTTTCTAGTTACTATTGTTTATTATATGCTACTTTCATTTGTATAACAATATGTCACATTTGTTATTctcaaatcaactatacttcagttaaaaaaaaaaaaaaagcatgagtaGCAACAGTATCTGTGTCATCTGGGAATTGGTTAAAACTCTCCAGTCCCTCCTAGACCTATGGAATAAATCTGCATTAAAAACAAACTCACATCCATGTTCTTTAAAGTTTGAGAAGAACTTATATATAATAGGCAAACAGGCACTtttatttggtatatctcaggagacggaaatggcaacccactccagtaatcctgcctggaaaattccacggacagaggagcctggtggtctacagtccatggtgtcgcagagttgcacatgactgactgactaaacaacagaagAATAACCTAGTTTTTGCTTCCACTTCCCTATTCATATAAATGCAAACAATAAAACACTCTTACAAATGTGGCCCAGACAAAGTGGAATACTATTTTAAAAGAGATAGCTCAATAATGGTAATGAATCTTTCCTTGGCTTACCAGTACCTAGAACAGATATGCCAGTTGCATTTAAATCTTCAGTCTTATGATGGATAATAAAAATTAGGAACAGAGTTTTCCCCTTTGTGGACTGGCTTCCAGCGAGCTCAGACCCAAAATCGACATTCCACTTTTTCATTTATAGGTTGAGACTCTTATGATCCACACTGACTTCCCACTTGAGCCTGAATCCCATGATCCTGATGTTGTATTTCTATTATATTGTataccttatttttaaagattatgtcAAAATATTCACAGAAAAATTCTAAGCACAAATAATAATGAGAAAGGTCAATATCTTTTGTTGAACTTTTGAGATTATTCAAAAGAAACCTGCCTCTTTTCCTCTGTAATGCCAGAGGTTTGGGATGAGAAAAGTGGCATGTCTTTGCTTTCAGAAAGCCACAGTAACTCAGGGGCCATAGAGGTGAAGGGAGACCCATCATCATACAAGAGCTTTCATGAATACTGGGAATATATTCCTAAGCACTAGCTTTAGTCTAAACTTCAAGATAAATacccaggaagaaaaaagaacatcTTGAATTTCTACTTGAGGTCCGTTTTCTCTTGGTAGCTTCCACACTTCCCTTTTCCTGAGCCCCCCGcaaaattatttgcattttcttctcaCACACGAAGCAAAATGTCACATTTCTCTCTTACTATACAGATGGGTGACTCATTTGTTAGAGGATGGGGAGTTTCTGCAAGGAGTTTCCTTAaatggtaaggaaaaaaaaaaggaggaatcaaaaaagtaaaagcagaagTATGTGACTCAAAGCTAAATTCTTCTAGCATGCTCAAGAGGGAGGAAACTCTTAAACCAGGGTATTCAGTTTAACAATGATTAGTAGTTATCTGCAATGCTAccttttagcatttaaaaaataagagaaattaaatTGTTTCTTTATATGTAGCCTAGTAGAAAAAAGATCAGTTCAGAAGGAATTCAAACAGGAAAGCAAATGTCAGGCATGAGTGTAATTATAGCTAATTGTAGCTAAAACTTATCAACTGTCTATCCATCTTTTAATGACAATTACCAAAACTAGGAACCATTATTCTTTCACAAGTtaacaaattatatttctatCCCTACAGATTACCAGTACACTCACAGACATGGGACACATGCGACATTACCTGCATCTTGCCTTTCTGATGACAACAGCTTTTTCTTTGTCTCCTGGAACAAAAGCAAACTATACCCATCTGTGGGATAACAATTCTACTGTCTTGGATCCAGATATTCACAACAAGACGGAcagaagcaaaaatgaaaactttaacgCAAACCCTAAAACTCCTGAAGCAGATAAAAAAGATAATTCTACAAACATGCCTGAAACAGAAACATCATCTCACATCACGTTTTTAACTCCTAAATCTGAACTGGAGCTTTATGTATCTTCTGTTGTCAGGCACAGTCCACCAACAGTACAGAACATTGAAAACACAAGCAAAAGTCACAGTGAAATTTTCAAAAAGGGTGTCTGTGAGGAGGACAACAAAATGGCCATGCTAGTCTGCTTAATCATAATTGCCGTGCTCTTTCTTATCTGTACCATTCTATTTCTATCAACTGTGGTTCTGGCAAACAAAGTCTCATCTCTCAGACGATCAAAACAAGCAGGCAAGCGTCAGCCTAGGAGCAATGGTGATTTTCTGGCAAGCAGTGGTCTCTGGCCTGCTGAATCAGACACTTGGAAAAGAGCAAAACAGCTCACAGTGCCCAACCTAATGATGCAATCTACTGGAGTGCTCACAGCTACgagggaaagaaaagatgaagaaggaACTGAAAAACTCACTAACTAATAGATGCTTTAGTGAAGAAAAATGCAAAGTAGCAATGAGAAAGTTTCTGGGGTAAAAATGAACTCAGTTTGACATTTAATGCCAAGGTGTTGGACTGAAGGTCTAAAATTTGCCATGGCTGGCCTTGCTTAGAATCAAGCAagtgagaaaggaagaagtaTGTTTGCTTACTTAATGATTTTAACTGTGTCTAACACTGTTTtagaaagcaaataataaaacGACCAAGCATTCAAGGGAGGTTCTAAAGACAAGTTGAAGGAACTGACTAACAGAGTTAGAAAGAGAtaatttatgaatttttcttGTTCAGCAATAGTAGTTACATGATCTTTGTCCAAATGTAAGTAAACTTGGAAGAGTTTCAGCGTGTCATTTGAGGCTATTACGTGCTTTAACATCTAACAGAAGTCACATTCCTGATGCATAGAGTTGAACTGTATAGTTACATGGTACTTTCTTTGCTGAATGAGACAGAATCCATACCAGTTCATCTATAAACACGGCTAATGTTATGCCAGATGCTTTCATCTTTACATGTGGTGTACATAAGAAAGTCGTTTTCTactatatttaattaaaactttaaattttgtataatAAATTAAGATGACAGAATAAAAGTGACTATGTATATTTGCATTCCCTTTATTATTTTAGAGAATACACAGCAAAGATCAATAAGAAACAGAGTACAACTGAAATAGATAAATGTAAAACATATCTTACTGTTTAACTGTAATGGAACTCTATAAATATTGcttatgggattttttttataGCAAATATTCAAAGGCTGATTAGTTTTTGGACTTTGAGACTGCCAAATGACCTAAtaaaccaattttatttttttactaccCAATATGACACGAGCAAAGGAaagatgtgtatatgtgtgtgtgtttgttctactttggaaaacaggatACTCAGGTAATTGTTGAAAGTTTAAAGAAACTGGGTTCAAGTACAATAGTGGCTTACATTTAAGCCAAGACATTCATCTTCAATTTAATATATTGCAAAAGCTGCTCTGAGAGACTTTCCAACTGTCCACCAAAACTGACACAGAGCATACTTAATTAAAGACCAGGCCAGTCTTAAAAATCTCATCCCTTGTCGAGCATTTATTTTGGGAAATATGTTAGacatttaaggaaatatttatatgtatgtatgtttttatttttcttttttacaattcAATTCACTTTGACAAAAGTTTATACATGTCAACACCTTTTAACCAACAAAtagaacattttctcagaaaGTGCCTTTAGGCCTCCTTCCAATCTCTACTATCTCCACCCCCTAACAACAGCCattgttttctttgtaaaataatttgaagtataactgctttacaatgttgtgtttgtttctgcagtacaacaaaatgagtcagctatatgtatacatatacaacccctccctcttgaacctcccactCACACCCTCAATTCCACCCCtctcggtcatcacagagcacctagCTGAGgaaacattttacatatttatatatattttttccaagtaTTACTGCAATTCTTTCTAGGTTAGTAATTTGCATCCTGACTGAGATTCGGAATCACCTGAAGAATTTAACTCACCCATGCGTAAGTTACACCCTTCCTCCTGATTTAAATGGAGTGAGCTCCAGATAGAGGCATTGATAATTTTTGCATAATTCCCTAGATCATGCTCTTGGTCATCAgattaaatttgtaaaatttccATTGCTCAAAAGATCTAGGTaggttacatttctttttttttttaaggttacatCTTAAaatgagagagggaaaaagagcaTCAATTTTATTATCGATTTGTTACCAATTTATAAAAAATCCATTTCCCAAATAACAAATCATAGCCCTATTATTCCAGAAAAAGGTAAACatcaacaaaggaaaaaggaaagcaagagaaAGCTCATGCCCATTGTGGTTGTAACATTAAgttatcttttggagaaggcaataagtgcaccccactccagtactcttgcctggaaaatctcacggatggaggagcctggtgggctacagtccatgggggtcactaagagtcggacacaactgagcgacttcactttcacttttcactttcatgcattggaaaagaaaatggcaacccactccagtgttcttgcctggagaatcccagggatgggggagactggtgggctgccgtctgtggggtcgcacagagtcagacacgactgaagtgacttagcagcagcagcagcaggttatctTTTGAAGGGTAAAAAGGTTTGATTTCAGATTTGAAATGAACCTGGGCAGAGCTCCCATTTTGTGTATATCAAAAATCTGAGACTGTACATGAAAACAGTGATAACACAAAGCAGTCCTTGAatcaagaaactgaaaacaaatgactgtcttcttaaaaataagaaattaactaGGCAACTACTTTCCTATGCAACACATATGTTGAACATCTTCACACAAAACAGAAAGCTCCTAttgcagaaatatttaaaatttatcccTCACTATCTTGGCTATTTAACACACGTCCTCAGACTGACAACATCCAATGGTAGCTCATGAAAGTGGTTCCTTTCCAAACTTAACCACTGTTTAAAGATGACAGGGTAAGATATGTTTTGAGTTCTAAAGTTACTTTTGAACAAGGCTACTTTTCTACCATTGGGTGCTATGGTCCACATGCTTATTAATTTAGGGAtttaaaaatagtgaaacaaaaatttatagcacatttaaaaattacGTGGCATACTTTATattatattgggttgaccaaaaagttcatttgggtttttccataacatcttatagaaaaacccaaactttttggccaattcaaTATATATAGCAAATTATATTCCATAAAATAAgtttatagcatttttttttttaaatcttctttttcTACCAAGTTATAAGTGCCCTGAAATTAAGAACTAGGTCTTAATTATCTGTGTTCCTCAGCAGTGACCAGGGGAAAACAGTGCGTGGTTTAATGCTTACAACATCTACTATAATAGGTGTGATGCTAGgcactttacatttatttaatcccataatacatttataaattaagAATTATGATCTCCACTTTTCAGATGAGAGAGTCTAGAAGGTGACATGCTGAAAGAAATGTGTTTTTATACTGACTCATACTCTTCTCAACATACTTATTAGTTAACTTATTTAGAAAATGATTcccaatttatttttactttgcacTGACAATTACCTACTTTGTGGGTAATTAAAGAGTTGTGGACTTGAACTTAAAAATCATTTAGGAAACTATTTGGAAAAAATTAATCATACTTTTACCTGGGTTTAGCCTAAATTATGTAAGAGGAAATAACATTTCTGGCTACCGACTGTGTGTAaggcatttatatattttatcttattgaATCCTCTCAAAACCTAGTAACAGAAGTATTCCTCCAGAGGAGGAAACGGTGATTCAGAAGTACAACGACTTGCCTACGGTCACACAAGTAAACAGGACACATCATTCATTTGTTATGAAAAGAAATCTCACTATGGGTAGTAACCTGACTGGCAGTTTTTCCTTATATAACTTTCTCTCCAAGGTtctattttaagtatttaaactATATAATCACATtactgtgtgctgcagtccatggggtctcagagagtcagacacgactgagcaaccgaactgactGAATCACATTCCTAGAGAGTCTCAAATGTTTACTTACAAATGTTAATTAAAAGCACTCAAATCATGTAGCTCCAAATTGTGTTTCAAATTAAGCTCTGTTAAAGTAGTACTTTCTTAGTCATTTTGTGGCTTATTGCACTTCCGGAACCAACTATTGATAAACTTCCTCTTTCTCTACAGAACCTATTTCAATGTGCTAGAGGATCATTTTTAATCTGAACGTTCGGAACCACTTTTTGCTTTCTTAGCCAAAGCACCAAAATGTCCAGTTAGAACAAGAATTTAGCCTTCTGCAAAAGAAGTTAACAGCCAAGGTAAGACAATTTCACACAGGCAATCTGGTTTGatctttgttttatataaaatttacttttgtctgactcctcgtgaccccatggactgtagccagtcaggctcctctgtccataggattttccaggcaagaatactggagtgggctgccatttcctgctccaatttttaaaactaaaatgttaTTGTTTTAAACTTAAAGTCTGATTGTCTAAAGGTATCTATATAACAGGTATTGTGGTTTTGTtgcatggaattttaaaaattcagtgttgAGCTTGCCTTCAGAAAAATTTTCACCTAGGTTTATGTAATATAAACCCTTTAAAGTTTATTCAATCATTATGTTTGTTGACCTCAGTTctgtaattaaaagaaataaaactacacCCATGGCAGATAAAGCTAAGGGTTGGAAATAAAACTAGAATTCATGAGTGATGGCTAAATCTACAACCCCAAAATACCAactgttaaaaaattttattttctttatatgaaAATTTCCTATATATAACATAATCCAtaggtttaaattatttttattttttaatccccTTCAGTTTTCATAGAAAGAATGGtcaccttcatttaaaaataaacaaaggtgaTTAGATGAGACACTCaatgattattattaaatatGCTTTTTTACACAAATAGAATTTTAGTAATGATGATGACATGAAAATATTATCACTAATATTTAAAGCTAAGAAAAAAACTGCTATGGTAAAATGTGTGGGCATATACTCATCACTACATATTTATGTCACACATTATCTGAGTCTTTAGTAAGCAGTATAAAATagatatggaaaataaaactcaTAGAATAGAGAGTTGCTAACCATGGAGAAAAGATGTTTTCTTTGAGTAACTTGGACAATTGCAAAGCGAATATCCTCCAAAATAAAAACTGCCAAGAGTTTATTTACATTGACTTGTAATATCATAGAATGGTAAATTCATAGTGGGTAATATCCTACTTCAACATTTCATAAAGTACTTATGACTTTCTTTTATAGAAGTCCACTTTAGATTTCTTCTAAGTAACTATTACAGAAATTAATACAGaaagatttttatcatttttttggaCAATgcttatctatatatttttaaagaatctgttCCAAATATAGGGTTTAATAGTGCCTGTGTTTTCCAACTAATCCCTATATACTTCCACTCAGAGGGAAATTAtgaattctgaattttttaaatgaaaatttgatgCCTGTCAATGTCCAATCTTTAAAAGTCATCCCAATTATGCCAGTTTACAGGCTATCTAATCACAACTCCCATAATTGTTTTCCTAGTCACAGGACTAAAATGGTTTTCTGGTAGTTCTTGTCCAACCTTTTAAAAAGCTAACTCCAAAAGTTACTTACATTATCTATTCCCAGAGAGTTCACATCTCTTTTCCTCTTCAAGCACTCCTGTTTCAGAATTTTACTATGAATGTAATGGAAGGAAAGAGATCTTATACATGACTGACTGATTTCTGTATCAGTGCCACTACTTAAGAGCTGTGACACTTCGGCAAATTATCcaacttctctgtgtctcagttttatCTGTACAGTGACGATAACATCACCTTCCTCATTAAAACAGGACGGTGCCAAACATCTGGCATGTACTtagtaaatggtagctattttTGATAAAAGATAGTCATCAAGTAATTCCTATCATAGTTCAAAGTTaatttccccttgctgcttttcatCAAGATACAGAATCgctgtcttcttccttttctggtttCATAACTTTACTAGCAGGAGATACAATACCACTAAATTTTAATCTATTATATCTGTATTATAACAAAGTAACTGAAACTCAGATGTTATTTTTTTGATACCGCTACCTATATTTGCCTTATCTAGGATATGCCCGCCAAATCTCCTTGATTCTTCTTTAAAAGACAGTAACATCTCTCTTATCATATCCAACTTAGCATCAGTTTTACATGCTAAACTGTTTATGTACTTATGCATTAAGGGGACTCCAACTTTAATTGCGTCTCAAATGCTTAATTAAAACAGctgatgtttttcttctttctgaaattttttcaatattcaggaaaaacaaagaacCAAAATCTGAGTTAAACCTCAAGAGTCCCAACCTAAAATAATGAGCAAAATACTGCCATATAAAGGTAGACAAATTTAGGGTTTGCCTAAGCAGCAGACTAGGGAAATTCTAGAAAAAATGCTATATAGATTGTTCATAGGTTATTTAGAGTAATTAACAAGTAGCTTCTAAGTGCCAAAAaacagtggggggcggggggagtagGAAATCTTAAGGATGCTTAGATAGGAGTCCTGAAATGAAAGGTAAGTGAGTTTGAGAAGATGGGTGATCTCAGGCCTGTCCTCCATTTTGAGAACACTGTTCCTCTGCTGATTCCTGAATCCGCAAAGACAGAAAGCAGCATTCTGTAGTTCCTTCTTTCATCTACTCTGGTCTTCTCCCccaatttctaattttgttcgcTTTAACCTTCTACCCTAACTTCTTGCTAAATACATAATCACTATTTGTTCTTCAGCCTTttattaacttttctttctttcaataccTTCTCTAATCAATTTACCTCCCCATTCCATGTATTTGCTGTTTATCCTttgtttggctttatttttatcttttgtgttattttttatttctttgcattcctttttcatttcattgtagccaacattttctcctcctttttacTCCCTTGCCCCCTCTATGGTTCTTTCTCTCTACCTTCTTCTCCTGAAGAAATAATGTTGGTATTTCAGGTACACATGGCCtacgtatatacacatatacatacatacatacatacacatatatatcacatatgtTAAGTAACTTTCTGCACTGGTAATAACACTGCCCTCACTGTCactgaactagaaaaaaaagtctgtttcttCACTATACCTCTCCCCTTCATTTACTCTTCTTTGAAATCTTATTCCTTTTCTCTGGACTATTCTGAATTGCTGTAGCGGAATTCTAAGACAGATTTGAGCATTCCAATGTAGCAGACCCTAGGAGGGTATAGCTAACTGGAGAAAGGGGTAGGataggtaaaaaaaaagaatttggtttAATACTGCTGTAACCCTTAAATGACAAGTGGAAAATCTCACACACTTTAAGGTCCTATGACATTCCTATTAACAAAAGAGGTTACACCCTATCAAAATTGACCATACAAACTCAACTGGGCTTATAATTATGTTCCTATCTGGGttctttccttctctaatgcttTTTTTAGCTAACTGAAAAAAGGAACTGtgaagggtttttaaaaattttaagaaaagtcaCAAGACACATTCTTGGCTGAAGATAATTCATGGCCTATGTATTCTGTTGCTCTGGATGGCATTTTTTAGAAAACTAAAGTGAATCTCTAAAGAATAACACTTTCTAATAAGGCCTTCTTTGGGGAAAGGGGTAATCTGTAAGAACAGTAGGTAGGAACTTCATGGATGATAACCATGTAGAGATGATTTAAATTTCCATATTTATGCCAAAAGTTTCAAAATTTTCCCTATTAAACCCTTTACGAAATGAATAGAAGGCATAATTTAGTAACTCAGATTTTACCTCTCTGCTTACATTCTAACCATCTGAATGAGATAGtcagataacatcactgactcaatgaacattttgagtaaactctggaagatagaggaggacagagaagtcttGCGTGCtacacagtccacgggattgcaaagagtcggacatgacttagcaactgaacgacaaccaGTTACATTCCGGAAGAAGTATTAATAAACAGCaaaaaactgaaatggaaaagaaaccaAGAAGCCCAATTATAGGTTAACTGTTTACTGAGCTGCTAACACATACAGCATTCCGCTGTAAAGAAATCAacatataaaaacagacaatttGGAGTAGCAGAAACAACATATGCTTTAAAATCAGATGGGTCTGTGGGTATAAATTCCCTGTCACTAATACTGACATTACATTTGGCAAATTGCTTAACACATTTAAATTTGTCTCTTTATCTGTAAATCAAAGATTCCTCCATCTTTCTCACAAAATTATGTAAAAGTTAAACGAAATGAAGTATGTAAAACACCTGAGATGGTATAGCACTTAGGATGTTCTAGATAAGGATTTTTCTTTGTTACTTTTGGCCTTCTTCAAAGttctttaaaatcttatttgAGGTGATGGagataacaaaaagaaaatgtgaaaagttaagaaataaaaaataaacacaattattTGAGAGAAAAGAAGTGTGAGTCAGGTACGTATATAAAGAATTATCCAAGGAACCATAAAGAGAACAAGAACGAGGGGGAACTCAGGGAATGGCTGAGCTCTCTGGGCTGTGCTCAGTCACAGAGAATTTGGTCTAAGAAGGGAATTTAAGCTGAGGTCTGACAGATGATGATAGATTCACAGTTAGGCAACCAGAACAGGGAAGAGAGTGGTTTAGGAAAAAGAACACACTCTCAGAGGGTGAAGAATAGCATAATTAAAAGTGTCTGCTAAAGGGAGAAAAGTGTGTGTTTAGGAAGTATGTAAGATGAGGAAGAGGCTAAATGAGAAGTTGCAGTCATGAGATATGAGTCTGGACTGGTAAACTCAGGCCACAAACAGAAAACTCAGTTTAGATTTTAACTTTGATACCAATGGGGAACCCTCAAGcaagggagatggtgaaggacagggaagcctggagtgctgcaggccatggggtcacagagagtcagacatgactgagcaactgagcaacaataagCAAGGGAGCAAAGACGTGATAAAGCTTGGTTGTCGGAAGATTAATTCATCAGCAGTGTGCAGGGGAActtaaaggagaaatattttaaaattaaagctttaagtattacagagaaataaaaagcaggagactacataggaaaaaaaatcacattcctTCTCCTCTACTAAAATAGGGTAATTTATCATCACTATATACAAAGTGGTAGAGGAATAAGCAATGAAAACCACTCAAATATgctaaaaaaaagtctatttctttgcaaactTGAGGGAGTTCCTCATCTGTTATTGTACCTTGCCATCAGGCTTGTACAGACCATCAAACCTCTCTCAGATTGgcttaaaaaaatcacagagaaaCTATAGTTTCAAATCATATTGACCAGGATTTAAAACCCAG
The DNA window shown above is from Bos javanicus breed banteng chromosome 19, ARS-OSU_banteng_1.0, whole genome shotgun sequence and carries:
- the EVI2A gene encoding protein EVI2A, which translates into the protein MGHMRHYLHLAFLMTTAFSLSPGTKANYTHLWDNNSTVLDPDIHNKTDRSKNENFNANPKTPEADKKDNSTNMPETETSSHITFLTPKSELELYVSSVVRHSPPTVQNIENTSKSHSEIFKKGVCEEDNKMAMLVCLIIIAVLFLICTILFLSTVVLANKVSSLRRSKQAGKRQPRSNGDFLASSGLWPAESDTWKRAKQLTVPNLMMQSTGVLTATRERKDEEGTEKLTN